The following proteins come from a genomic window of Phoenix dactylifera cultivar Barhee BC4 unplaced genomic scaffold, palm_55x_up_171113_PBpolish2nd_filt_p 000852F, whole genome shotgun sequence:
- the LOC108511340 gene encoding E3 ubiquitin-protein ligase DZIP3-like yields the protein MALMSQSSVLGNTFLQLKARRVRPHGDAQVLLRLRLTSFHERAEDLLSFPETTPFPETIFFYFHLAQLPLLQSLPRIVSTALRRLDTTTQQLCEPRMLRFTSEAAAAMQQQHPTTRTMLELLVDVSVLHARELSPNDIADMVSSLRAMPLEREEDDTADSVRHYYFDSTGLLRRGERGVRVGRAPASSSSIMKVERSTYVQEDGFQEECAICLEEFEVGRGVSRLPCSHAFHSRCFDQWLMRSHRCPLCRRPCEEQA from the coding sequence ATGGCGCTGATGTCCCAGAGCTCCGTTCTTGGGAACACCTTCCTCCAACTCAAAGCCCGTCGAGTACGTCCACATGGAGATGCCCAGGTGCTCCTCCGTCTTCGCCTAACCAGTTTCCATGAACGGGCTGAAGACCTCTTGTCCTTCCCCGAGACCACCCCGTTCCCCGAGACCATCTTCTTCTACTTCCATCTTGCCCAGCTCCCTCTCCTCCAATCTCTGCCGCGCATAGTCTCCACCGCGCTACGCCGTCTCGATACGACAACGCAGCAGCTCTGCGAGCCGCGGATGCTCCGCTTCACCTCGGAAGCCGCagcagccatgcagcagcagcaTCCGACAACCCGAACAATGCTCGAGCTTCTTGTCGACGTGAGCGTCCTCCATGCACGCGAGTTATCGCCCAACGACATTGCAGACATGGTTAGCTCGCTCCGGGCGATGCCTCTCGAGAGGGAGGAAGACGACACAGCTGACAGCGTGCGGCATTATTATTTCGACAGCACCGGCCTCCTTCGTAGAGGAGAAAGAGGAGTGAGGGTTGGTCGCGCTCCGGCGAGCAGCTCTTCTATCATGAAGGTGGAGCGGTCGACTTACGTTCAAGAAGACGGATTTCAAGAGGAGTGCGCGATATGCTTGGAGGAGTTCGAAGTCGGGCGGGGAGTGAGTCGACTGCCTTGCTCCCATGCCTTCCACAGCCGTTGCTTTGATCAGTGGCTAATGAGGAGTCATCGATGCCCTCTCTGTAGACGCCCTTGTGAAGAGCAAGCTTAG
- the LOC103707675 gene encoding transcription factor MYB60-like isoform X1 — MGRPPCCDKVGIKKGPWTAEEDIILVSYIQEHGAGNWRAVPTNTGEVSKLLYFVCLFPRSTPMICLLRCSKSCRLRWTNYLRPGIKRGNFTPHEQGIIIHLQALLGNRWAAIASYLPQRTDNDIKNYWNTHLKKKFKKYQTAIDSSMISSDSGASCHEQMSKGYSMEGRIRIPGLTASHSPTSRFYQSPSTYTSNTENISRLLEGWMWSLPKSAQDMHQQSTIIDSDGNESLQGSQAKGDRWSCAAIAKDDHDSLLSFENLSSIAWEKSSSSSLHSVLQGTQLAPADAEAKRGVADGAQQPPLSLLEKWLLDDTSGLVDGLMELPADCFSSPML, encoded by the exons ATGGGAAGGCCTCCTTGCTGTGATAAGGTTGGCATCAAGAAAGGGCCTTGGACTGCTGAAGAAGACATCATATTGGTCTCCTATATCCAAGAGCATGGGGCTGGAAACTGGAGAGCTGTCCCTACGAATACCGGTGAAGTGTCCAAACTCCTATATTTTGTTTGCCTTTTTCCTCGCTCAACTCCAATGATCT GCTTGCTAAGATGTAGCAAGAGTTGCAGACTCAGATGGACCAATTACCTCAGACCTGGAATAAAGCGTGGCAACTTCACCCCACATGAGCAAGGAATTATCATCCATCTTCAGGCCTTGCTTGGTAATAG GTGGGCAGCAATAGCTTCTTACCTTCCCCAGAGAACAGACAATGATATAAAGAACTACTGGAACACCCATCTCAAGAAGAAGTTCAAGAAGTACCAGACAGCAATTGATAGCTCTATGATCTCGTCTGATTCAGGCGCCAGCTGCCATGAACAAATGTCCAAAGGCTACAGCATGGAGGGACGAATTAGGATCCCAGGCCTCACTGCATCGCACTCACCAACCTCCAGATTCTATCAGAGCCCCTCCACCTATACTTCCAACACCGAGAACATCTCAAGACTCCTTGAAGGATGGATGTGGTCCTTACCAAAGTCCGCACAAGACATGCACCAACAGAGCACCATCATCGACAGCGATGGCAATGAATCATTACAAGGGAGTCAAGCTAAAGGTGATCGATGGAGCTGTGCTGCAATAGCTAAAGACGACCATGACTCACTGCTCTCATTCGAGAACCTTAGCAGCATTGCCTGGGAgaagtcatcatcatcatcacttCACTCGGTACTCCAAGGGACACAGCTCGCACCGGCTGATGCTGAGGCCAAACGTGGGGTGGCGGATGGCGCACAACAGCCTCCTTTATCTTTGCTGGAGAAGTGGCTCCTTGATGACACCTCAGGGCTGGTGGATGGCCTCATGGAACTTCCTGCTGACTgcttctcgagcccaatgttgtAA
- the LOC103720246 gene encoding NADH--cytochrome b5 reductase 1-like has protein sequence MMESSQSQSVEIAGIAVAVVAIAAGAAYLYLTKKPKGCLDPENFKDFKLVEKKQLSHNVAKFRFTLPTPTSVLGLPIGQHISCRGKDSLDEEVIKPYTPTTLDSDLGHFELVIKMYPQGRMSHHFREMRVGDCLSVKGPKGRFKYQPGQVRAFGMIAGGSGITPMFQVTRAILENPKDRTEVYLIYANVTYEDILLKEELDGLASNYPTRFKIYYVLNQPPDHWNGGVGFVSKEMIQAHCPAPAPDIQVLRCGPPPMNKAMATHLDDLGYTKEMQFQF, from the exons ATGATGGAGTCGTCACAGTCCCAGAGCGTGGAGATCGCCGGGATCGCCGTCGCCGTGGTAGCCATCGCCGCCGGCGCCGCCTACCTCTACCTCACTAAGAAACCCAAGG GTTGCTTGGACCCTGAAAACTTCAAGGATTTCAAACTCGTGGAGAAAAAGCAGCTGAGTCATAATGTGGCCAAGTTTCGATTCACTCTTCCTACACCTACTTCTGTCCTGGGTCTTCCTATTGGACAACATATCAGTTGCAG GGGAAAGGACAGTCTTGATGAAGAAGTTATCAAACCATATACACCAACTACTCTGGACTCTGATCTTGGGCACTTTGAACTTGTTATAAAG ATGTATCCTCAAGGAAGAATGTCTCATCATTTCCGTGAAATGCGAGTTGGAGATTGCTTGTCTGTGAAGGGACCTAAG GGCCGTTTCAAATACCAACCTGGGCAAGTCAGAGCATTTGGAATGATAGCTGGAGGATCTGGTATAACTCCAATGTTTCAG GTTACAAGGGCAATACTAGAAAACCCGAAGGACAGAACAGAGGTTTATCTTATCTATGCCAATGTCACGTATGAAGATATCCTGCTGAAG GAAGAACTTGATGGCCTTGCCAGCAACTACCCAACTCGCTTCAAAATCTACTACGTGTTAAATCAG CCCCCTGATCATTGGAATGGTGGTGTTGGTTTTGTTTCAAAGGAAATGATTCAAGCGCATTGTCCTGCACCAGCACCTGACATCCAG GTTTTGAGATGTGGCCCACCTCCCATGAACAAGGCTATGGCTACCCACCTGGATGATTTGGGATACACAAAGGAGATGCAGTTCCAGTTCTAA
- the LOC120107408 gene encoding extracellular glycosidase CRH11-like has translation MTSADELSLNGQIRPMKLCSHLQRPQILAPLLDLNKEEDDDDESERHPPEMAVRGRDLKLRSRSIRRRARSHSPHRNAPLHWQMEVEEREDRAKDVEPVPDPKQIEAEAATLSISASSSRSSSTSSSSSSSSSGRTSKKWIFLKDLLYRSKSEGRERGNTKEKFWHSISFSQSKSKSKPPPLIPPPSASAAAAADSSSSANPPPAAAISGAEKAKSKDPSPPVGWSSKRTVAKPVNWVGRRRAPAPSPHERHYTANRAQVEEMRRKTFLPYHQGLLGCLGFTSRSYGAINGITCTLHPVSSK, from the coding sequence atgacctccgccgaCGAGCTCTCCCTTAACGGCCAGATTCGCCCCATGAAGCTCTGCTCCCACCTCCAGCGGCCCCAGATCCTCGCCCCCCTCCTCGATCTCAACAAAGAAGAAGACGACGACGACGAATCCGAGCGTCACCCGCCGGAAATGGCCGTGAGGGGGCGGGATCTGAAGCTCCGGAGCCGATCGATTCGCCGGAGGGCCAGATCTCATTCCCCGCATCGGAACGCGCCACTCCATTGGCAAATGGAGGTCGAAGAACGAGAGGATAGAGCGAAAGATGTAGAACCGGTTCCAGATCCGAAGCAGATCGAGGCGGAGGCGGCCACTCTATCCATCTCGGCTTCGTCCTCCCGGTCCTCCTccacatcctcctcctcctcctcctcctcctcgggaaGAACCTCCAAGAAGTGGATCTTCCTCAAAGATCTCCTCTATAGAAGCAAGAgcgagggaagagagagaggaaacacCAAAGAGAAGTTCTGGCACTCGATCTCTTTCTCCCAATCCAAATCCAAGTCCAAACCTCCGCCGCTGATTCCTCCTCCCTCCGCCTCGGCCGCCGCTGCTGCCGACTCCTCTTCTTCCGCCAATCCTCCGCCTGCCGCCGCGATCTCGGGGGCGGAGAAGGCGAAATCGAAGGATCCATCGCCACCGGTTGGCTGGTCTTCAAAGAGAACGGTGGCGAAGCCGGTGAACTGGGTGGGGCGGCGGAGGGCGCCGGCGCCGTCTCCGCACGAGCGGCACTACACGGCAAACCGGGCGCAGGTGGAGGAGATGCGGCGGAAGACGTTCTTGCCTTACCACCAGGGCCTGCTCGGCTGCCTGGGCTTCACTTCCCgcagctatggcgccattaacGGCATCACCTGTACCCTTCACCCTGTCTCTTCCAAGTAA
- the LOC103707675 gene encoding transcription factor MYB60-like isoform X2, with translation MGRPPCCDKVGIKKGPWTAEEDIILVSYIQEHGAGNWRAVPTNTGLLRCSKSCRLRWTNYLRPGIKRGNFTPHEQGIIIHLQALLGNRWAAIASYLPQRTDNDIKNYWNTHLKKKFKKYQTAIDSSMISSDSGASCHEQMSKGYSMEGRIRIPGLTASHSPTSRFYQSPSTYTSNTENISRLLEGWMWSLPKSAQDMHQQSTIIDSDGNESLQGSQAKGDRWSCAAIAKDDHDSLLSFENLSSIAWEKSSSSSLHSVLQGTQLAPADAEAKRGVADGAQQPPLSLLEKWLLDDTSGLVDGLMELPADCFSSPML, from the exons ATGGGAAGGCCTCCTTGCTGTGATAAGGTTGGCATCAAGAAAGGGCCTTGGACTGCTGAAGAAGACATCATATTGGTCTCCTATATCCAAGAGCATGGGGCTGGAAACTGGAGAGCTGTCCCTACGAATACCG GCTTGCTAAGATGTAGCAAGAGTTGCAGACTCAGATGGACCAATTACCTCAGACCTGGAATAAAGCGTGGCAACTTCACCCCACATGAGCAAGGAATTATCATCCATCTTCAGGCCTTGCTTGGTAATAG GTGGGCAGCAATAGCTTCTTACCTTCCCCAGAGAACAGACAATGATATAAAGAACTACTGGAACACCCATCTCAAGAAGAAGTTCAAGAAGTACCAGACAGCAATTGATAGCTCTATGATCTCGTCTGATTCAGGCGCCAGCTGCCATGAACAAATGTCCAAAGGCTACAGCATGGAGGGACGAATTAGGATCCCAGGCCTCACTGCATCGCACTCACCAACCTCCAGATTCTATCAGAGCCCCTCCACCTATACTTCCAACACCGAGAACATCTCAAGACTCCTTGAAGGATGGATGTGGTCCTTACCAAAGTCCGCACAAGACATGCACCAACAGAGCACCATCATCGACAGCGATGGCAATGAATCATTACAAGGGAGTCAAGCTAAAGGTGATCGATGGAGCTGTGCTGCAATAGCTAAAGACGACCATGACTCACTGCTCTCATTCGAGAACCTTAGCAGCATTGCCTGGGAgaagtcatcatcatcatcacttCACTCGGTACTCCAAGGGACACAGCTCGCACCGGCTGATGCTGAGGCCAAACGTGGGGTGGCGGATGGCGCACAACAGCCTCCTTTATCTTTGCTGGAGAAGTGGCTCCTTGATGACACCTCAGGGCTGGTGGATGGCCTCATGGAACTTCCTGCTGACTgcttctcgagcccaatgttgtAA